In one window of Enoplosus armatus isolate fEnoArm2 chromosome 7, fEnoArm2.hap1, whole genome shotgun sequence DNA:
- the atp5f1d gene encoding ATP synthase subunit delta, mitochondrial encodes MMAARFLRRALPVLRQTRSYAEVATGAPQMSFTFASPSKVYFKEASVKQVDVPTLTGAFGILPAHVPTLQVLRPGIVTVISDDGSSVKFFVSSGSVTVNADSSVQLLAEEAVPLDQLDIAAAKANLERAQSDLAGTSDEAARAEVQISIEANEAIVKALE; translated from the exons ATGATGGCAGCAAGATTTCTCCGCCGTGCTCTCCCCGTGCTGAGGCAGACTCGCTCCTACGCCGAGGTCGCCACCGGTGCCCCGCAGATGTCCTTCACTTTCGCCTCTCCGTCAAag GTGTATTTCAAAGAGGCCAGTGTGAAACAGGTTGACGTGCCTACACTTACTGGTGCGTTCGGTATTCTTCCTGCCCACGTACCAACCCTGCAGGTGCTCAGGCCCGGTATTGTCACAGTCATCAGTGACGATGGCTCCTCTGTCAAATTTTTTG TGAGCAGTGGGTCAGTAACAGTCAACGCTGATTCTTCAGTGCAACTGCTGGCTGAGGAGGCGGTTCCTTTGGACCAGCTGGACATCGCT gCTGCCAAGGCCAACCTGGAGAGGGCCCAGTCTGACTTGGCTGGCACATCTGACGAGGCAGCGAGGGCAGAAGTTCAGATCAGCATAGAGGCCAACGAGGCCATCGTCAAGGCTCTGGAGTAG